The following proteins come from a genomic window of Solwaraspora sp. WMMA2065:
- a CDS encoding YifB family Mg chelatase-like AAA ATPase — protein MSYAKVLCVGLVGVTGHLVEVEADLAAGLPAVIISGLPDTTLHEARDRVRAAIVNSGQHWPNRRITVNLLPATLPKVGSGFDLAVATALLGGTGELPLAPVDGVALLGELGLDGTVRPVRGLLPMVVAAARAGVTQVVVPAANAAEAAVVPGVRVKAVDTLHRLIAFIRGAGELLDPPPPKPGTIQAGPDLADVAGQAFGKRALEIAAAGGHHLALIGPPGAGKTMLAERLPGLLPPLDDAAALEVSALHSIAGVLPPGSALLRRPPFQAPHHSATVASLVGGGSGLARPGAVSLAHHGVLFLDEAPEFHGRVLDSLRQPLEKGRVLITRALGVTEYPARCQLVLAANPCPCARPAGDQLCECPPVVRRRYRNRLSGPLMDRIDLQVSLTALRAVDLMTTQTPAEPTATVADRVAAAREAARQRWANQGWRTNSVVPGPALRRPPWRLPAGETAALRRRLDVGAISARGFDRILRLAWSIADLDGRSRPDSADIDEAIQLRTGEL, from the coding sequence ATGAGCTACGCGAAGGTGCTCTGCGTCGGTCTGGTCGGCGTCACCGGACATCTCGTGGAGGTGGAGGCCGACCTCGCCGCTGGGCTCCCGGCAGTGATCATCTCGGGGTTGCCGGACACCACCCTGCATGAGGCACGGGACCGGGTACGCGCCGCGATCGTCAACTCCGGGCAGCACTGGCCGAACCGGCGGATCACCGTCAACCTGCTACCGGCGACGCTGCCCAAGGTCGGTTCGGGGTTCGATCTCGCAGTGGCCACCGCGCTGCTCGGCGGCACCGGAGAGCTGCCGCTCGCCCCGGTCGACGGTGTGGCGCTGCTCGGCGAGTTGGGCCTGGACGGCACCGTACGACCGGTGCGCGGGCTGCTGCCGATGGTGGTGGCCGCAGCCCGGGCCGGGGTGACCCAGGTGGTGGTGCCGGCCGCGAACGCGGCCGAAGCGGCGGTGGTGCCGGGAGTCCGGGTCAAGGCCGTCGACACGCTGCACCGGCTGATCGCGTTCATCCGTGGCGCCGGCGAGCTGCTCGATCCGCCGCCACCGAAGCCGGGCACCATCCAGGCCGGCCCGGACCTCGCGGACGTAGCCGGGCAGGCGTTCGGCAAGCGGGCCTTGGAGATCGCCGCAGCCGGCGGCCACCACCTGGCGCTGATCGGGCCGCCCGGTGCCGGCAAGACCATGCTGGCGGAACGGCTCCCCGGCCTGCTGCCGCCGTTGGACGACGCGGCGGCGCTGGAGGTCTCCGCGTTGCACTCGATCGCCGGGGTGCTGCCACCGGGCAGCGCCCTGCTACGCCGACCGCCGTTCCAGGCCCCGCACCACTCGGCGACCGTCGCATCGCTGGTCGGCGGCGGTTCCGGGCTGGCCCGCCCCGGCGCGGTCTCGCTGGCTCACCACGGCGTCCTGTTCCTTGACGAGGCACCCGAGTTCCACGGCCGGGTGCTGGATTCGTTGCGGCAGCCGCTGGAGAAGGGGCGGGTGCTGATCACCCGCGCCCTGGGGGTCACCGAGTACCCCGCCCGGTGCCAGCTCGTGCTGGCGGCCAACCCGTGCCCGTGCGCCCGACCGGCCGGCGACCAGCTCTGCGAGTGCCCGCCCGTGGTACGGCGCCGCTACCGCAACCGACTGTCCGGTCCGCTGATGGATCGCATCGACCTGCAGGTGAGCCTCACCGCGCTGCGGGCCGTGGACCTGATGACGACCCAGACGCCGGCGGAACCGACCGCGACGGTCGCCGACCGGGTGGCCGCCGCCCGCGAGGCCGCCCGGCAGCGCTGGGCCAACCAGGGGTGGCGGACCAACTCGGTGGTCCCCGGGCCCGCGTTGCGACGCCCGCCGTGGCGGCTGCCCGCCGGTGAGACCGCCGCACTGCGCCGCCGGCTGGACGTCGGTGCGATCTCCGCCCGGGGCTTCGACCGCATTCTGCGACTCGCCTGGTCAATCGCGGACCTGGACGGACGGTCCCGGCCGGACTCGGCCGACATCGACGAAGCCATCCAGCTGCGGACGGGCGAGCTGTGA
- a CDS encoding YraN family protein gives MTNIRQAVGAYGERCAVRHLIDAGLVVVERNWRCTAGEIDIIARHADTIVFCEVKTRRSGRYGAPEEAVTTAKARRIRRLAAGWLAANPGHGRRPVRFDLICVTVGRSGAAQVRHLTAVF, from the coding sequence ATGACCAACATCAGGCAGGCCGTCGGCGCCTACGGCGAACGCTGCGCCGTACGGCACCTCATCGACGCCGGGCTCGTCGTCGTCGAACGCAACTGGCGCTGTACGGCCGGCGAGATCGACATCATCGCCCGGCACGCCGACACCATCGTGTTCTGCGAGGTGAAGACCCGCCGCAGTGGCCGCTACGGCGCGCCGGAGGAAGCGGTCACCACAGCCAAGGCCCGGCGGATCCGCCGGCTGGCCGCCGGCTGGCTGGCCGCGAACCCGGGACATGGCCGGCGGCCGGTGCGATTCGATTTGATCTGCGTGACCGTCGGTCGGTCCGGCGCGGCCCAGGTCCGGCACCTGACGGCGGTCTTCTGA
- the rpsB gene encoding 30S ribosomal protein S2, with product MAVVTMRQLLESGVHFGHQTRRWNPKMKRFIFTERNGIYIIDLRQTLDYIEKAYTFVRDTVADGGNILFVGTKKQAQEAIAEQATRVGQPYVNHRWLGGMLTNFQTVYKRLQRMKELEALDLTGTAQGYTKKETLQLSREKDKLSRTLGGLRDMQKVPAAIWVVDTKKEHIAVDEARKLGIPVIAVLDTNCDPDEVDFPIPGNDDAIRSAELLTRVVATAVADGLIARSGKSRGAEEKPEPGAVATDEPLPEWERELLEGPANKENEPSASKENEPAAAAAE from the coding sequence ATGGCCGTGGTGACCATGCGTCAGCTGCTGGAGAGCGGTGTGCACTTCGGGCACCAGACCCGGCGCTGGAACCCGAAGATGAAGCGGTTTATCTTCACCGAGCGTAACGGCATTTACATCATCGACCTGCGCCAGACTCTCGACTACATCGAGAAGGCGTACACCTTCGTCCGTGACACGGTGGCCGACGGCGGCAACATTTTGTTCGTCGGGACCAAGAAGCAGGCACAGGAGGCCATCGCCGAGCAGGCGACCCGGGTCGGTCAGCCGTACGTCAACCACCGCTGGCTCGGCGGCATGCTGACCAACTTCCAGACGGTGTACAAGCGACTGCAGCGGATGAAGGAGCTGGAGGCGCTGGACCTGACCGGCACCGCGCAGGGCTACACCAAGAAGGAAACCCTGCAACTGTCCCGGGAGAAGGACAAGCTCAGCCGTACGCTCGGCGGTCTGCGGGACATGCAGAAGGTGCCGGCGGCGATCTGGGTCGTCGACACCAAGAAGGAGCACATCGCCGTTGACGAGGCCCGCAAGCTGGGCATTCCGGTGATCGCGGTGCTCGACACCAACTGTGACCCGGACGAGGTCGATTTCCCGATCCCGGGCAACGACGACGCGATCCGCTCCGCCGAGCTGCTCACCCGGGTCGTCGCGACCGCCGTGGCGGACGGCCTGATCGCCCGTTCCGGCAAGTCGCGTGGTGCCGAGGAGAAGCCGGAGCCGGGCGCCGTGGCCACCGATGAGCCGCTGCCCGAGTGGGAGCGCGAGCTGCTCGAGGGGCCGGCCAACAAGGAGAACGAGCCCTCGGCCAGCAAGGAAAACGAGCCCGCTGCCGCCGCCGCGGAGTGA
- the tsf gene encoding translation elongation factor Ts, protein MSNFTAADVKKLRDLTGAGMMDCKKALQEAEGDFDKAVEILRIKGAKDVGKRAGRTAANGLVAHAGSALLELNCETDFVAKNTDFIDFAQLLVEHGEQIKATDAEVLLGSTLPDGRPVADAVQEQSAKIGEKLVLNRFARLDGTVTVYLHRKAQDLPPQVGVLVAYSGKEDEAADADARGVAMQIAAMRPRFLTREEVPAETVESERRIAEQTAREEGKPEAAMPKIIEGRVNAFFKDFVLLEQASVADNKKTVKKVLAEAGIDVTGFVRFEVGQA, encoded by the coding sequence ATGTCCAACTTCACCGCCGCGGACGTCAAGAAGCTCCGCGACCTCACCGGCGCCGGCATGATGGACTGCAAGAAGGCGCTGCAGGAGGCCGAGGGCGACTTCGACAAGGCCGTAGAGATCCTGCGGATCAAGGGTGCCAAGGACGTCGGAAAGCGGGCCGGCCGCACCGCCGCGAACGGTCTGGTGGCCCACGCCGGATCGGCGTTGCTGGAGCTCAACTGCGAGACCGACTTCGTCGCGAAGAACACCGACTTCATCGATTTCGCGCAGTTGCTGGTCGAGCACGGAGAGCAGATCAAGGCCACCGACGCTGAGGTGCTGCTCGGCTCCACCCTGCCGGACGGCCGGCCGGTCGCCGACGCGGTCCAGGAGCAGTCCGCCAAGATCGGCGAGAAGCTGGTGCTCAACCGGTTCGCCCGGCTCGACGGCACCGTCACGGTCTATCTGCACCGCAAGGCGCAGGACCTTCCGCCGCAGGTGGGCGTCCTGGTGGCGTACTCCGGCAAGGAGGACGAGGCGGCCGACGCCGACGCCCGCGGCGTGGCGATGCAGATCGCCGCGATGCGGCCGCGCTTCCTCACCCGTGAGGAGGTGCCGGCGGAGACGGTCGAGTCGGAGCGCCGGATCGCCGAGCAGACGGCCCGCGAGGAGGGCAAGCCGGAAGCGGCCATGCCCAAGATCATCGAGGGCCGGGTGAACGCCTTCTTCAAGGACTTCGTCCTGCTGGAGCAGGCCTCGGTGGCGGACAACAAGAAGACGGTCAAGAAGGTGCTGGCTGAGGCCGGCATCGACGTGACTGGTTTCGTCCGGTTCGAGGTCGGCCAGGCCTGA
- the pyrH gene encoding UMP kinase, with protein sequence MSGHTLAADDPTAPPPGRSRRVVLKLSGEVFGGGAIGVDPDVVQDIARQIATVSRLGVQVSVVVGGGNFFRGAELQKRGMDRARADYMGMLGTVMNCLALQDFLEKEGVETRVQSAITMAQVAEPYIPLRAIRHLEKGRVVIFGAGAGMPYFSTDTVSAQRALEIHADVVLMSKNGVDGVYTADPRTDPTASKLDTVTFAEALRRGLRVADAAAFSLCMDNDLPMLVFGAQGDDTIVRAVAGERIGTLITT encoded by the coding sequence ATGAGTGGACACACGCTGGCGGCGGACGACCCGACCGCGCCTCCACCCGGGCGGTCCCGGCGGGTGGTACTGAAACTGTCCGGTGAGGTATTCGGCGGCGGAGCCATCGGCGTCGACCCGGATGTGGTGCAGGACATCGCCCGGCAGATCGCCACTGTCTCCCGGCTCGGGGTCCAGGTTTCGGTGGTGGTCGGCGGCGGCAACTTCTTCCGCGGCGCCGAGCTGCAGAAGCGCGGCATGGACCGGGCCCGGGCCGACTACATGGGCATGCTGGGCACTGTGATGAACTGCCTGGCCCTGCAGGACTTCCTGGAGAAGGAAGGCGTCGAGACCCGGGTGCAGAGCGCCATCACGATGGCCCAGGTCGCGGAGCCGTACATCCCGCTGCGCGCGATCCGGCACCTGGAGAAGGGCCGTGTGGTGATCTTCGGCGCGGGTGCCGGTATGCCGTACTTCTCCACCGACACCGTCTCGGCGCAGCGTGCTCTGGAGATCCACGCCGACGTGGTGCTGATGAGCAAGAACGGCGTGGACGGGGTGTACACCGCCGATCCACGGACCGACCCGACCGCCAGCAAGCTCGACACGGTGACCTTCGCCGAGGCGCTACGGCGCGGACTGCGGGTTGCCGACGCTGCGGCGTTCAGCCTCTGCATGGACAACGACCTGCCGATGTTGGTCTTCGGCGCGCAGGGCGACGACACGATCGTGCGCGCAGTCGCCGGCGAGCGCATCGGTACCTTGATCACGACCTGA